The Indicator indicator isolate 239-I01 chromosome 27, UM_Iind_1.1, whole genome shotgun sequence sequence CAGATCCCAATGCCTAGGTGTAACAGGAGAAAAGAAGTGCCAAACCAAGAGCATGGTCTTCAGGCTGTCTTTAGTTCCCAATGTTAAAATTTCAGTAATGCCAAAATTAAGTTAGGAAAGTTTTGGTTCTGTGTTTTGTGTGACATTAATTTTAGGAGCAGGTTTTGAAAGGCAGCTGTTCACAGAGCAGATTCTCTACAAGATCATCGTGGCTTGCCTAGGGGATTTCTGACATTAATGGGATTTTCCAAGTCTCTTGACAACAGAGCATAAATCATACCCATACACCTCTTTCCCCAATGAAACACCAAGTTTACTATGACTGGATAATGACAAAAATCCATTTTGTGTACAATAACACGTCAGCAATTGTAATCTTGTCAGAGCTGTGATAGTGCAGTGTTAGTGTCGTGCTGAGTTTAcccctggcagcctgctttTTGGTTTAAATCAGAGTGGGATGTATATGTTGATATGGCATGTCCAGTGTGGCAGCCATTCCCACTGCAGGAAAATGGAGAGACCATTTGAAATCATTGAGGATGGGATAAGATAGCAAgatggagaatcatagaatagtctgggttggaagggacttccaaaggtcatccagtccaaatggCACTTCCCTGTGTGAATGGCCGTGGACAAGTCTGGCTGGAGGTTTCACTGCTAAATATCCATAGGTGTTTGATGTTAGAGAACTGCTAGAAATGTTTTTTAGCAGTATGTAGTCCCAGTTCAAGAGCTTTCCACACTGCTGTGTCTACTGTAGCATTTGCTATCTGTGCAGCTAAAGGAAGGGACAGACATTGCAATCGAAGAAGACAGGACTGAGAAGAGGTCTACTCAATCAAGTCTAGAGTGGCTAAGTGTGACTTGAATCTGATACCCTGGATTTATCTCTCACACCACAGAATGGCAGTGCCTGCAAGTACTTCAGAGAAGCACATGCAGTCCCCAGTGTCAGGAACTACTAAAGGACTGATTTTTTATTAACTTAAGAATATCCACTCCTCCAGCCATACCCAGTGCTCCTTTTCACAAACATCTGCTTGTAATGAATCACCAGATGAGgacaaaggagaggagaggaaattcAATCttgtatttcctttaaaaattagGGATCAACAAAACTGCTTCTCCTTCAGTATCCCATTTGGAGCTCTGCATTTAGCAATCCATCACAAATAGTTTGGATTTAGTCCTGATCTGGGCTCAAATAGCTGGAAGATGTTAATGCGTGAAGGTGTGGGGAAAACATTTGGATTTACCTTTCTTAACCCTCTAGGCAAGAAGTAAGCCCATTTCAGTACTTCTGCTCAGCTAACAGCATGTGTAAAATGGGCTGTGCTTGTAAAATGAGTCTCATTTGCTAGTTCTTTGCCAGCAGGCAGTAATACAAGATTTAATGTGTTCCTTTGGGCCCGTGCCATTacacaagaggaagaaattaagaTTCATTTAAAGCTAAGTGGCATGAACAAAACCAGTCAGATTCATTGAATGAGATGCAGATACTTGACAAGATGTTTCTGCTGGAGTCAAAGTAACAGAAagctctggatttttttttaatagcttgtgtgttttcttattttgaatTATTACAATACCTCTCTGAAAGAATAAAACCACATGGATCTAAGGTTGAGATTGTGTCCTGAAAGACCTAACTCCTGGTGTACAATGTGTCTCAGAGGAATTGCTATGAAATGAGCTTTGACTTTAATTATTACACTGTTTTCAAATTCTTGCTTTCTCAGAATTACTGATTTCATATGGCAAtcaatatttttaatgtaatttatcCTTTTTATATAcatgtgctttttttcccctcagaagaGATACATCTGTATTATTTATAGAGATGTTATTTAATATCTGTTACTAGGTGTTCTTTAATTTACTTTGTAGTCCAGCCCAAAGACAAGCCAGTTATTCTAtcttagagaatcatagagttgtttgggttggaaaagacctctaagatcatcaagtccaaccactgacctaacaccaccatggccactagaCCACATCCCAgcatgccatgtccacacactttttgaacacctccagggacagtgactccaccacctccctgggcagcctgttccaatgcctgaccactctttcagtgaagaaatttttcccaatatccaacctaaacttcccctggcataatttcaggccatttccttttgtcctatcacctgatacttgagagaagagacctccTGCCCAGTTCATTGTTGATTATAAATAAAAATGGGCTGGCATCTCTTGTTTCAAAGCAAAACGTATAAAAGGTTGATATTTTAGCTTTCTGACAGAGGTAATTTCTACATTTGTGGGTAGTGTTGTGTACAGAAAGTTAGGCTGACTGATGTAATTGGGTCTTTCTGTACAAGCCAAGTGACAGAGTAAAGATAAACTGCCATTTGTTCAGATTGTTGAAGGAATGTTTGGCTTTGATTGTGAACATCTGAACGTTGAAGGAAGTTATTTAAGACTCCGTTTTTTTGTTCCTTGGAGTAACCAGAAGTGATGTAACAGAGGGACCTTCAGGCAAATGTGTCCATGTGAAGTTTAGGATCTTGGGCTCTAAAAAAGTTCTGGAACTACTTAGGAACTGAGCAACTGAAAGCTTAAATTTATCAGCATCAAAACAAATGCCTGCAGCATTTCCAATTCCTCCTTCTGCCCTGTCTCTTCTCACACCTGAATTCATACATCCAATTTGTCTGACCTTGTCCTCTTGCTGTGCCAGTTTGTCCATCAGCCAAAACTAAGTGGCTGGGTGACCAGCTAGGTTTTCACGTCCTCTCCCCCACTAGAGGTGGCAAAGCCATGCAGGGcttctgttcttcagccagctggcaagctgcagcagatggCTTTGTTAGCCAAGGTGTGCACAGCCCAGGACTACATTGCGCTTGCAACATGAGATTTACCTGATCCCTGTCTGTAGGTGAGTGAATGAATCAGTGCCACAATTCTCAGTGATTTGTGTGCCACTGCCTTACTCCTGTTGTGCTCATGCAGTGGTTTTGAGCAGTGGCATACTTTGCACTCAGTGCTGGTCATCAGATAGCAGCATGGGAAGTGCTGTTAGCTCTTTGAAGTTCCACACTGGACGTTTTCTGTGAAGACCTTTGCTATGCCACTGAGCAAGAAGGAAATCCAGGCTGCTTGTTGGGGATTGATTGATGATCCTCAGGTGTCTTATCCCCTTGTACATGTTTACAAAGAGTGGAGATTTAAACAAGAACTTGGAGATTGTGAATTAGGCTGGCAGTGTTTGCTCACTGAGATTAAGGAATGCTAATAGAGAATTTACAGAGCAATGCTTATCTCAGTAATATGGTGTCACATTCTCTGTGGGCATTTTAATAGTAAAACAAAGAACTGTTTTCATTTATTGGCATATGTGAATTTGCTCCATTGCTTTCAGAATGCACACAGGTTCAGAGAGaagtatatttttaatatgttgGCTTAGTCTCCAGTAAGAGACAGTTGAAAGCCTTGCAGGATTGCCAAGCCACTCTGAACAGGTGAGATTTGTAAAGCCAACAattcaaaggggaaaaaaaaaaaaaagctgcagtaTAAAAGAATCTAAGAGTTAGGTTTTCAGATGATTCTTCTGATTGTGAACTTCTGCCAGCAAATAAACTGTGTTTCATGGCAGGTACAAAATTAAACATGATTATTTATGAGTGCAGAAATTGAGACTCCTGGCTGACATTCATACTTCATAATGATTCATTCACATGCTTAAAAATGCTCCTGAGCAGCTAATTAAAGgtattaaaataagaaaagacaCTGCAATTAAATAGAACCTAAGGgtaaaaaagggggaaagttTTCAAGCCAGCTGTAATAAACTTCAAAAGCCAAAATGAAAATCAGCTAAATCCCATCTTTTGCATCACCAAGGATACTGCCAACACACTTAGGTAAGAATATAGGATATTCCAGGAATTGCAAGCCCTCTGGAAAACATCCCTGCCTTCTGCCCCtggtctctgtgtgtgtttatgtgtgATTACACTTGTTACAGGAGCCAGAGTAAAATGCAGCTTTCAGCTTACACAGATGAATGCTTTACATTGCTGCTGAATGCCACAGTGATAAGGGAAGGGGAGTGTCCTCTCATCTTGAGTAAAAGGGCCCCATTAGCAACCTGTTTGTGTAAAATAAACATAATTATTGCTAGATAAAAATGCCTGTGCTGAAAGAACTCTCTTGGCTAGTATGTCTTAAAACTGTTTCCAGTACTGCTTGTGATTTTACCAAAAAGCTCAGACCaatgtggtgctgctgctgtgtctagGGGAGGCCTGATGCTGGCTGCAGAGTTTGTCTTGAGACACACTTGGACTGCACAGATGTAGTAACTGAAgatcagagagggagaagaataTGAGACTGAACATGGACATTGCTTCCAGAAAGTTCAAGTTTCAGCAGTTGTGGTCACTTTTCCATTATTAATCTTTTTCTAGATGTTAATGATTGTGGAATAGAAGAAGATATATGGGCTTTAACAGCAGCAAGTCAATCTATCTCAAACCACTGTTTATTGTGTTCACCTAGTGATGTTTGCCTTCAAATCCTACATAAACATCATTGATTATTCCTAACTATTGTCTTAAAACCCCAAGGTGTCTCACTTGAATTGAGCAGAGGAGTTCTCAATTAGCCTGATTAAAAAGCTATTTGACTAGTTTCATGTGTTGGAACACAGTATCAGCTCTCATTAAAACTCACTGATAGCAGTAGCACAAGCTTAGGTGATTTGCTGGTTTGGCATCTCAGTTGGCTTCCAGTGGACTTGCCCCCTACATGCAAGGAATACAGAGTTTGGCTTGATGATGGTATAAAGGTAACTACTTCTAGCTAGAGAGTAATCTTTTAGTACCAAAAGCATTGTGAAATGGAGTTAGTAAATGTTAGTAGGTAGTTCTGAACTACAGGATGATATTTTATAGCTGCAGTAAGCAATTTATTGAGCTGCTTTGGAGAGAGAGCTCTGTGCATGTGAGCAAAAGTGTCCTCTGAAGCTAAATGGGAGCAAAAGTGTCCTCTGAAGCTAAACAGGGGGAGCAAAAGTGTCCTCTGAAGCTAAACAGGGGCTAATGTGCTAGAACATTCCAAAGGTGGTGTTCAGATCATCTGACAAGGCGCTGCCGTGAATTTGTATTTGCTGTTAAATGTGCATGAGGGTAGTAGTAATGCTTAACATTTATGTGCCAACCAGCATGAGGCAGCTCCAGATGAATCCAAGAGAACTGTCTCTGGCACTTTTTAAAGATGGCAATATCCCCTTTCAGTGTCACTGCAGGACATTACGATGAGGAAAGCTTTCCGGAGCTCCACCATTCAAGACCAGCAGCTGTTTGACCGCAAGACTCTGCCGATTCCTTTGCAAGAAACTTATGACATTTGTGAACAGCCTCCTCCACTTAACATCCTCACCCCTTACAGGTTAGTGAAATAAAACTAATCATGACCAATTGCTAGCTTATTTTGTGTAATAGAAGTGCTATATCCTGGCAGCTTGCTCATGTTGAGCAGCACTGCAATGTTTCAGGAGCCACGCTAGAGAActgtgaagctgctggagaATACAGGCAGCAGATGATGTTGTGTTAAAACTTTACTCACGTTTTACCCCAGTGTAACAATGGTaagaaaaagccttttttaTTCTCTGTACTTATTAAACTGCTTTTGGATACAaagtgaagaaaagcagcagttgcAACACGTAGGAAGAGAAGTCTTTAATGGAAACAAGTGTTGTGTGCTGTCCCAAATCGATCTGAATCAGTAGTTGAACACGAGCAGCCACATAAATTTGCTCACTGTTTTAAGAGCAAGATTTGAGTCATTGGAATGGGAGTTCTCTGATTTATAATACTCTTTATTATCTACTGCTTGCATTAAAGTTGCTGTTCTAAAATCAGGACCTTGAATACAAGGAATGATAGTAAAGAATGATGGCACTGAAGGTCAACGTTTGTCTTTTTCATGTTCTTCAGTAAAATATTTCAGGATCTGAGACACGAAATATTCCTTAATGTGTCTTCCCTTTGCCTTGCTGTTTGGATTCATGTCTTGTCAAATAACTAGCATGCCCTGTTTGTCTCATTTTGTTTCAGGGATGATGGAAAAGAAGGTTTGAAGTTTTATACCAATCCTTCCTACTTCTTTGAtctgtggaaggaaaaaatgctGCAGGACACCgaggacaaaagaaaagaaaagaggaagcagaaggtATGTGTgtctcagaggagaccttattgtggccttccagtatctgaagggggactacaagaaagctggggagggactttttaggacatTTGATAGTGATAGGGCTAggaggaatgaagcaaaactagaagtgggtagattcagattggatattaggaaaaagttcttcaccatgagggtgatgagaccctggaacaggttgccctggaaggtggtggaagcttcatccctggaagtttttaaggccaggctggatgtggctctgggcaacctgatctagtgtgaggtgtccctgcccatggcaggggggttggaactggatgatccctgagatcccttccaaccttgacaattctatgattttctgtgCTAGCTTTGTTTAGcttctggttggttggttttgcctGTAATGAGTTTATATGCAGTTAATAACAATCCAAGCTTTACAGTCATCCTAACTGAGCTAAAACTGAATTCTTTCAGCTCCATCAAATTCAACAAATAACACTGAATAGTGACTGGAAAATACATAGAAAAGCCTAGAGCTTTTGTGCTGGCTTCATGTAACTAGCAGCAGGTTTGCCAAGGCTTGTAAGCATTCTAGCAATggctcaggagaaaaaaaaaaaggagagtacAGCAAGGGTAAAGATTTTCACTGGAGGACTTCTTTATAATACAAAATTCTGACAATCTTAAGGTCAGAAAAGCTTGAATGACATTTTAACAGATATGTTTACTCTAAACTAGAAAGAAAATAGTAGGAACAGGACACTTTGTTTGTATTTTCCTAAAAGTAAACACTTATACTAAGGTAATGCAAAAGTAAGAGTAAATATAAGTGTCAGAGCCATCATTTCAGTCATAGAATAACAAGCTGCTTGTACAGTTATTTTCCTCTGTATTACTCAGCTAATTACCCACTAGACTGATGGTTCAGTCTTTTTTGGTTTCAGTATCATTTAGACTGAAAGCAAATTTTCCTTGCACTTGAGTTTGGATTGGTTCTGGGGTTTTTGTAGCCAATGTTTAAAtgcaattaattaaaaaaaagccaCTGTCTCAGTTATCAGTTTTCTTTGCACAACTCTCCTACAGCAGAAGAATCTGGATCGCCCTCATGAGCCAGAAAAAGTGCCAAGGGCACCTCATGACAGGCGGAGAGAGTGGCAGAAGTTGGCCCAAGGTCCAGAGCTTGCAGAAGATGATGCTAACCTCTTACATAAGCACATTGAAGTTGCTAATGGCCCAGCTTCACATTTTGAATcaaggtttctttctttttatgtatttatttgtctATCCTAAGTACTGCATAATTCCTACTGCATGGTGAACGTGCTTGAGAGATGGTGAatggtgagctgctgctgctgctgctgtgcttgaaATGCACTGGAAAACATTGATTGAGGTGAAGCAAAACTGAGTATTAAGAGTATTAAGACACTTAGGCAGGGTGTCCTTAAAGGAGCAGTAATACTCCTGTTATTTTGAAGAGTACCAGGGATCCTTGGCATTCATCGTATCTTGGAGGATGTGGTggtgcctgcagctgggagaaggaagCTGTAGTGTCACTTGCAAGTGTTGCAAGCTTGCCCCCAGGTGTCTCACTGCATTCCAGTCCTGACCTACAAAATGCCTTTTATTCCAGTCTCTTGGTTTTTCTCAAGCAGGCACTGCCAAGATTACATGGTGGGTGTGATGTGAACAAAGGTCCACTTGGCACTCCAATGAGAACGCTGAGCTTCTCTTTACTCTTGAGCAAACCCCAGATTTGATTGACATTTCTGCTTATAGTCTATTACAAACCCCAACCTGCTGGATTCTCATTTCACAGCACGCATTTGCTGGTGGCTAAAAGTAGCATTTCACATGGCAAACACCTGCTGGCTTTATGCTTCTGGTGCTTGTGCAAAATTGAGTCAGTTTTACCAGCCAAGAAACATCTCACAAGAAAGAGGGCTGACAGAGAATATTATTAGAAGATTTTGGGGGTATGTTTTTTGGGAGTTggatttcttaattaaaaagtattcattttcctgctctggcaggggggttagactagatgatctttcaaggtcccttccagcccctaacattctgtgattcctccaaaaaaatgtttcattttttcccctgtccttCACTGGCCAAAAGTGCACCATAAGAGACTattttgttttatctttatAAGGCCTTCAAACAAACTTAATGATGACAGTGGATAATTGTGCCACTTATTTACTGCTGCTAATCAGTGTTAGGTATTTGTATTATCTTCCTTCTATCTGTTGTACACCTACAAAGGTCTGAAGTGGGAAGTTCTCTGTATGTGTGGAATATAGATCCTCTGACAGAAGCTCAGCTAAACTACTCAGTTGTAAATTCTACCAttctggcattgctgggtgttCCATGAATGCTATAGAAGGATATGGTTGCAGATCTGTAGGgactgaggagcaggagcagttACTCAGTATAATGTGTTTCATACCACACTCCGGTGTCCATGTACTGCTGATGGTACTGCTAGCTGAACTGAACTCAGTGTGACTAACAAACACATCCTGTAGAAATGATCTGATCTATCAAAACCATTAAAGCCTTGAGCTGCTGAGGCAGTGACATGGGAAGTGGGATCAATTAGTGAAAAGCCACGAAGCCCAGTATGACACATCCACGCAGTTCAGAAGTATTACTGAGGTacagaacagcagctgagggcactgaTACTTTTACTGAAGGTTCCACTGGAtcatttttcactgttttcctGCAGATCCCAAGCATATGTGGACCATATGGATGGATCATACTCACTTTCTGCATTACCCTATAGCCAGATGTCTGAACTTCTGAACAGAGCCGAGGAGCGAGTGTTGGTCAGACCACatgaaccaccaccaccacctcccatgCATGGGGCAGGAGAGGTGAAACCTGTGCCTCCTTGTGTTAGGTATGAAGCTGTCAAAGCTGTGTGTTCATCACAGCTGCTAAATTGCAGCtgagttttgggttttcttcccccaggtctggatgcattcctgtgtgatctgccctaagtgatcctgctttggcagggaggttggatcctggaggtcccttccaacctctaccattctatgaattttggTTTCTATTTCTCTGTGCctttccagaactggatgcacaGCTATTTACTAGAGTGAGGCTCTGGTTGTCACTCCCCTACTGTTATATACCCCAACATCTTACCTTTTGGTCAAGTACATACATCTTGGAATAGAGGACAGTGAATTCAGGCATGGTTGTTACACCAGCAAGATGTCAATCTCTTTACACTTCAGGAGATTatacacagaaatgcatcacTCTTTAGATCCATTTTTCACAGCAGCTGAAATAAATCCTCCTGTGATCTTTCAGGAAAAGAATTTTACTGTTCCCTTTTGTGTTCTTCAGCTCACCTGAAGTGCACTGTAATGAGTATTTAGCCTATAAAAATACCCCTCTGGGCACAGAATTGATGATCTTTGATATTAGCCTCACTCATCTTGTCATCAAACCTTAAATATGTATTTCAAATGTAACCCATCCTCATTGCTTGTACTGTTCTGTTACATGTTCTCACGTTGCAGAAATGAATCtattgctatttttttccccactctccAGCTCTAATAACTTTGTCCTGTTATTGGATGTTTCAGTTCTACTACTGGCTTGGTAGAAAACCGTCCTCAGTCACCAGCAACAGGCAGAACACCAGTGTTTGTGAgccccactcctcctcctccaccaccaccacctcttccATCTGCTTTGTCGACCTCATCATTAAGAGCTGCAATGACTTCTACCCCTCCACCCCCAGTCccacctcctccaccccctcccacagctgctctgcaggcccCTGCCATgccacctccaccagctcccctcCAGATCGCTCCCGGAGTCCTACATCCAGCTCCACCCCCAATTGCTCCTCCCCTAGCACAaccttctcctcctgtcactaGAGCTGCCCAAGTGTGTGAAGCTGTACCAGTTCACCCAGTTCCTCCACAAGCTGAGGTACAGGGacttcctccaccacctccacctcctcccctgcctcctcctggcaTTCGACCATCCTCTCCTGTCACAGTCGCAGCCCTTTCTCACCCACCTCCCGTTCTGCACCCTCCTCCCACAACCATTGTCCCTGGCACTCATGCACCCCTAATGCCTCCATCTCCACCATCCCAAGTGGCTCCTGCTCCCGAACCCAAACGCCATCCTTCGACTCTTCCTGTCATCAGTGATGCGAGAAGTGTTCTGCTGGAAGCCATACGGAAAGGTAAGGTGTGGCTCTTGAGGGGCAGAGGAGTCTCAGAAACTCACTGTAAATACACGTTGGCTCTGAGAGATAGAGTGTTTCACATGGGCAGGAAGCTGGAATGCATCTTAAATCTGTTCCTGCTTTCTGTTCTCTACAGCATATGCAATGGCAAGGAGactggttggttgttttttcagtTGGTGACTGCACCTCTCAGGTGTTTAGTTTGGATGGCAACAGTGGTTCTCTGGGGAAGGTAGATTTTAGAAAGAATAAGCTCGTGTCTTTACAGGTAACCTGTGGGGATGACCTCTTTGTTTACCTGAAAATGTTGCTGTTTctgagcagtgcagcagaagagaatgtttgcaaaacaaacaacaaataaagGAGAGCCTGCTGGTATAG is a genomic window containing:
- the WASF1 gene encoding actin-binding protein WASF1, which codes for MPLVKRNIDPRHLCHTALPRGIKNELECVTNISLANIIRQLSSLSKYAEDIFGELFNEAHSFSFRVNSLQERVDRLSVSVTQLDPKEEELSLQDITMRKAFRSSTIQDQQLFDRKTLPIPLQETYDICEQPPPLNILTPYRDDGKEGLKFYTNPSYFFDLWKEKMLQDTEDKRKEKRKQKQKNLDRPHEPEKVPRAPHDRRREWQKLAQGPELAEDDANLLHKHIEVANGPASHFESRSQAYVDHMDGSYSLSALPYSQMSELLNRAEERVLVRPHEPPPPPPMHGAGEVKPVPPCVSSTTGLVENRPQSPATGRTPVFVSPTPPPPPPPPLPSALSTSSLRAAMTSTPPPPVPPPPPPPTAALQAPAMPPPPAPLQIAPGVLHPAPPPIAPPLAQPSPPVTRAAQVCEAVPVHPVPPQAEVQGLPPPPPPPPLPPPGIRPSSPVTVAALSHPPPVLHPPPTTIVPGTHAPLMPPSPPSQVAPAPEPKRHPSTLPVISDARSVLLEAIRKGIQLRKVEEQREQEAKHERIENDVATILSRRIAVEYSDSEDDSEFDEVDWLE